In the Enterobacter cloacae subsp. cloacae ATCC 13047 genome, CTTTAACCCGCGCTGGGAGTGGTCTGTGTTTGCCCGCTGGTTCTTCGACCCGGTGATCCTTGAAGGCGTCGGCCAGACATTACTGCTGACGCTGATCGGCACCGCGCTGAGCGTGATTTTGGGCGGTATGCTGGCGCTGGCGAGACTCTCGTCATCCTGGCTGCTGAGCAGCCTGGCCTGGGGCTATATCTGGCTGTTTCGCTCGCTGCCCCTGATTGTAGTGCTGATCATCCTTTATAACTTTTCCTATCTCTACGACACGCTCTCGCTCGGGGTGCCGTTCACCGGCATGACCTGGGGCAGCTTTGAAACCATCAATGTGCTGGGGCAATTCTCTACCGCCGTTGTCGGGCTAACGCTGGTGCAGAGCGCCTATACCGCGGAGATCATTCGCGGGGGCTTCCTCGGCGTGGATCATGGTCAGTATGAAGCGGCCGCTGCGCTGGGGCTACCGGCCTGGCGTCGTACGGTGCGGATCATTCTGCCTCAGGCGCTGCGCACCATACTGCCGTCCGGGTTTAACGAAATCATCAGTCTCGCGAAGGGGACGGCGATGGTTTACGTGCTGGCCATGCCGGAGCTGTTCTACACCATCCAGATGATTTACAACCGCACGCAGGAGGTGATCCCGCTGCTGATGGTAGGTGCCGCCTGGTACCTGGTGATTACCACCGTGTTGTCCGCTATCCAGTATGGTGTTGAGCGGGGACTGGCCCGCAGCGAACGTCGCTCGGCGGTGAATCAGAACCGTACCCTCAGCCGTACCCGTACCCGTTCCCGTTCCGTCACCACCACGCCCGCA is a window encoding:
- a CDS encoding amino acid ABC transporter permease; translation: MSNVETIKVVPARYPLRAVGAVVALFVLAVVVQSVAFNPRWEWSVFARWFFDPVILEGVGQTLLLTLIGTALSVILGGMLALARLSSSWLLSSLAWGYIWLFRSLPLIVVLIILYNFSYLYDTLSLGVPFTGMTWGSFETINVLGQFSTAVVGLTLVQSAYTAEIIRGGFLGVDHGQYEAAAALGLPAWRRTVRIILPQALRTILPSGFNEIISLAKGTAMVYVLAMPELFYTIQMIYNRTQEVIPLLMVGAAWYLVITTVLSAIQYGVERGLARSERRSAVNQNRTLSRTRTRSRSVTTTPAQEPVHASLS